A region from the Triticum urartu cultivar G1812 chromosome 1, Tu2.1, whole genome shotgun sequence genome encodes:
- the LOC125545748 gene encoding UDP-glycosyltransferase 86A1-like, whose product MAADGTGGQTKRKPHAVVIPYPLQGHVIPAAHLALRLAARGFTVTFVNTESVHQQAARALGVDRRGCDIFAGARGSEDVRYELVSDGFPLGFDRSLNHDQYMEGVLHVLPAHVEELLRRVVLDPASTCLVADTFFVWPATLARALGVPYVSFWTEPALIFALYYHMDLLAEHGHFKCKEPRKDTITYIPGVPAIEPHELMSYLQETDTTSVVHRIIFKAFEEARGADYVLCNTVEELEPSTIAALRAEKPFYAVGPIFPAGFARSTVATSMWAESDCSHWLDEQPPGSVLYISFGSYAHVTKQELHVIAGGVLASGTRFLWVMRPDIVSSDDPNPLPEGFMAASAGRGLVVPWCCQVEVLSHTALGGFLTHCGWNSVLESVWAGVPMLCFPLLTDQFTNRRLIVREWRVGMPIGDRGAVFEDEVRARIEGIMSGKEGEELREAVKKVRATLEAATAHGGSSQQSFDEFVDELTRR is encoded by the exons ATGGCGGCAGACGGCACCGGCGGCCAGACGAAGCGGAAGCCGCACGCCGTGGTGATACCGTACCCACTCCAGGGCCACGTGATCCCGGCGGCGCACCTCGCCCTGCGGCTGGCGGCGCGCGGGTTCACCGTCACCTTCGTCAACACGGAGTCGGTGCACCAGCAGGCCGCGCGCGCCCTGGGCGTCGACCGGCGGGGCTGCGACATCTTCGCCGGCGCGCGGGGGTCGGAGGACGTGCGGTACGAGCTGGTGAGCGACGGCTTCCCGCTGGGCTTCGACCGGTCGCTGAACCATGACCAGTACATGGAGGGCGTGCTGCACGTGCTCCCGGCGCACGTGGAGGAGCTGCTCCGCCGCGTCGTCCTGGACCCGGCGTCCACCTGCCTCGTCGCCGACACCTTCTTCGTGTGGCCGGCGACGCTGGCCAGGGCGCTCGGCGTGCCCTACGTCTCCTTCTGGACGGAGCCGGCGCTCATCTTCGCCCTCTACTACCACATGGACCTGCTCGCCGAGCACGGCCACTTCAAATGCAAAG AGCCTCGGAAGGACACGATCACCTACATTCCGGGCGTGCCGGCGATCGAGCCGCACGAGCTCATGTCGTACCTCCAGGAGACGGACACCACCAGCGTGGTGCACCGCATCATCTTCAAGGCCTTCGAAGAGGCGCGCGGCGCCGACTACGTGCTCTGTAACACCGTGGAGGAGCTAGAGCCGTCCACCATCGCCGCCCTCCGCGCCGAGAAACCCTTCTACGCCGTCGGCCCCATCTTCCCCGCCGGCTTCGCCCGCAGCACCGTCGCCACCTCCATGTGGGCCGAGTCTGACTGCTCCCACTGGCTGGATGAACAGCCGCCGGGGTCCGTGCTCTACATCTCCTTCGGCAGCTACGCGCACGTCACCAAGCAAGAGCTGCACGTGATCGCTGGGGGAGTCCTGGCCAGCGGTACGAGGTTTCTGTGGGTGATGCGGCCAGACATCGTCAGCTCCGACGACCCGAACCCACTGCCTGAGGGGTTCATGGCCGCGTCCGCCGGGCGTGGCCTGGTGGTGCCTTGGTGCTGCCAGGTGGAGGTGCTCTCGCACACCGCGCTGGGTGGCTTCCTCACGCACTGCGGGTGGAACTCTGTGCTGGAGAGCGTATGGGCTGGAGTGCCCATGCTTTGCTTCCCGCTGCTCACCGACCAATTCACTAACCGGCGGCTCATCGTGCGGGAGTGGCGCGTCGGCATGCCCATCGGGGACCGTGGCGCGGTGTTCGAGGACGAGGTGAGGGCGAGGATCGAGGGCATCATGTCCGGGAAAGAGGGCGAGGAGCTCCGGGAGGCGGTGAAGAAGGTGAGGGCGACGCTCGAGGCCGCCACGGCGCACGGTGGGTCATCGCAGCAGAGCTTCGATGAGTTTGTCGACGAGCTAACGCGCCGTTGA
- the LOC125532682 gene encoding agamous-like MADS-box protein AGL61, which yields MQPPLGKKTKGCQCRENRLVEDRESRQVTFSKRKSGLWKKASELALLCRASLTVIVFSEAGKGFAFGSPSTDDVLAYAGYGNTNAHPAATDDVEWEALEALCRETEKKGVEVAAEAARMSAVGKKVVDVQTQVGRWFWWEADVEALDEAELPEFARVLQHLRDNVRRRADNLVSALPPQ from the coding sequence ATGCAGCCGCCGCTCGGCAAGAAGACAAAAGGGTGCCAGTGCCGCGAGAACCGGCTGGTGGAGGACAGGGAGTCCCGGCAGGTGACCTTCTCCAAGCGCAAGTCGGGGCTATGGAAGAAGGCCTCCGAGCTCGCCCTGCTCTGCCGCGCCAGCCTCACCGTCATTGTCTTTTCCGAGGCCGGCAAAGGCTTCGCGTTCGGCAGCCCCTCCACCGACGACGTCCTGGCCTACGCCGGCTACGGCAACACCAATGCTCATCCTGCTGCCACTGATGACGTGGAGTGGGAGGCCCTGGAGGCTCTATGCCGGGAGACGGAGAAGAAAGGCGTGGAGGTGGCCGCGGAGGCCGCGCGGATGAGCGCCGTCGGGAAGAAGGTGGTGGACGTGCAGACGCAGGTGGGGAGGTGGTTCTGGTGGGAGGCGGACGTGGAGGCGCTCGATGAGGCCGAGCTGCCCGAGTTCGCAAGGGTGCTCCAGCATCTCAGGGACAACGTGCGCCGCCGTGCCGACAACCTGGTGTCTGCTCTACCGCCGCAGTAG
- the LOC125545758 gene encoding UDP-glycosyltransferase 86A1-like — protein sequence MAQKEAGVGATSGGGKAKPHAVVVVYPLQGHVIPVTHLALRLAARGFAVTVVNTEAVHDQTARALGVDPAGYDFFAGARASGMDVRYELISDGLPVGFDRSLHHDEFMGSLLHALSGHVEEVLGRVVVDPAATCLVADTFFVWPATLASKFGIAYVSFWTEPALIFNLYYHVHLLTNNGHFGCNGEKYDFWNPLQYAYVSMQ from the coding sequence ATGGCGCAAAAGGAGGCCGGCGTAGGAGCCACGAGCGGCGGCGGCAAGGCCAAGCCGCACGCGGTGGTGGTGGTGTACCCGCTGCAGGGCCATGTCATCCCCGTCACGCACCTCGCGCTGCGGCTGGCGGCGCGGGGCTTCGCCGTCACGGTCGTCAACACGGAGGCCGTGCACGACCAGACGGCGCGCGCTCTCGGCGTCGACCCGGCCGGCTATGACTTCTTTGCCGGCGCGCGCGCGTCGGGGATGGACGTGCGCTACGAGCTTATCAGCGACGGCCTTCCCGTGGGGTTCGACCGGTCGCTGCATCACGACGAGTTCATGGGCTCGCTGCTCCACGCGCTCTCCGGCCACGTGGAGGAGGTGCTCGGCCGCGTCGTCGTAGACCCGGCCGCGACGTGCCTCGTCGCCGACACCTTCTTCGTGTGGCCGGCGACGCTGGCCAGCAAGTTCGGCATCGCGTACGTGTCCTTCTGGACGGAGCCGGCGCTCATCTTCAACCTCTACTACCACGTTCACCTGCTCACCAACAACGGCCACTTCGGTTGCAACGGTGAAAAATACGATTTTTGGAATCCACTCCAATATGCTTATGTTTCAATGCAATAG